The Rhizoctonia solani chromosome 4, complete sequence genome contains a region encoding:
- a CDS encoding aquaporin, Major intrinsic protein family, with protein sequence MSSPHTQAITPDSPGVHGRSSYIYSSDTARTRPNSMDIHEKYDHTRHLEQANQASSDDDLDHVTEFPNKWAKIRYFLREPAAEFLGTMILIIFGTGVNCQVTLSGSTAVSSGPKGEYLSISFGWAIGAALGVWVSGGISGGHINPAVTLAQAIFRGFSWKKVPSYILAQTLGACTGAGLVYANYHRAIDLFEGGLGVRTVPGTASLFTTFAVDYLSNLQCFFSEVLGTAILLIVVAAVTDKRNGPPPSGLVPLVIFITILGEGACLGMQTAYAINPARDLGPRLMCWMAGYGREVWNYRSQYWLYTPIIGPIVGAILGTAIYDAFLFTGSESIFNKPDAATRRRRLHAPAEAKGKIIPSGEDAV encoded by the exons ATGTCTTCTCCTCATACTCAAGCCATTACTCCTGATTCTCCTGGTGTGCACGGGCGTTCCagttatatatacagcagcgACACTGCACGAACACGCCCGAATTCGATGGACATTCACGAGAAATATGACCATACCAGGCACCTCGAGCAGGCCAACCAAGCCAGCTCTGACGACGACCTTGACCATGTTACGGAATTTCCTAATAAATGGGCAAAAATTCG ATACTTCCTCCGGGAGCCGGCGGCCGAATTTCTTGGG ACCATGATTCTCATCATCTTTGGCACGGGCGTCAATTGTCAAGTTACCCTGTCAGGTAGTACTGCAGTATCGTCAGGTCCAAAAGGA GAATATCTTTCGATTTCTTTTGGATGGGCCATTGGTGCGGCGCTCGGAGTATGGGTATCTGGTGGCATCTCT GGTGGTCACATCAATCCAGCAGTCACCCTTGCCCAGGCTATCTTCCGTGGATTTTCGTGGAAGAAGGTGCCTTCCTACATTCTTGCTCAGACCTTGGGTGCATGCACTGGCGCGGGTCTTGTATATGCAAATTATCACCGGGCCATTGACTTGTTCGAGGGTGGGCTTGGCGTAAGGACTGTACCCGGCACTGCTTCTTTGTTTACGACTTTTGCT GTGGACTATCTTTCTAATC TCCAATGCTTCTTTTCCGAAGTCCTTGGAACTGCTATCCTTCTCATCGTGGTCGCTGCGGTCACTGATAAGCGCAATGGCCCTCCCCCCAGCGGGTTGGTTCCGCTCGTTATTTTCATTACAATCCTTGGGGAGGGTGCTTGCCTTGGTATGCAAACTGC ATATGCGATCAACCCTGCTCGCGATCTTGGTCCTCGTCTGATGTGCTGGATGGCTGGTTATGGCCGCGAAG TGTGGAACTACCGAAGCCAGTACTGGCTCTACACCCCTATT ATCGGTCCTATTGTTGGCGCTATTCTCGGCACTGCCATTTATGACGCCTTCCTCTTCACCGGCTCGGAAAGCATTTTCAACAAGCC GGATGCTGCCACCCGCCGTCGCCGCCTTCATGCTCCCGCCGAAGCTAAGGGCAAGATTATTCCCTCTGGAGAGGACGCGGTTTAG